A region of Streptomyces deccanensis DNA encodes the following proteins:
- a CDS encoding SRPBCC family protein: MAEFTSSSITIEAAAADVMGVIADFARYPDWTGEVKEAEVLRTDAQGRAEQVRLVMDAGAIKDDQTLGYTWTGANEVSWTLVKSQMLRSLDGSYILKPVSDSVTEVTYQLTVDVKIPMLGMIKRKAEKVIIDRALAGLKKRVESGA; the protein is encoded by the coding sequence ATGGCGGAATTCACGAGTTCGAGCATCACGATCGAGGCTGCGGCGGCCGACGTCATGGGAGTGATCGCCGACTTCGCCCGCTACCCGGACTGGACGGGTGAGGTGAAGGAGGCGGAGGTCCTCCGGACGGACGCGCAGGGGCGGGCCGAGCAGGTCCGACTGGTCATGGACGCGGGCGCGATCAAGGACGACCAGACGCTGGGGTACACCTGGACCGGGGCGAACGAGGTCTCGTGGACGCTGGTCAAGTCCCAGATGCTCCGCTCCCTGGACGGGTCCTACATCCTCAAGCCGGTGAGTGACTCGGTGACCGAGGTGACGTACCAGCTGACCGTCGACGTCAAGATCCCCATGCTCGGGATGATCAAGCGCAAGGCGGAGAAGGTCATCATCGATCGGGCGCTGGCGGGGCTGAAGAAGCGGGTGGAGTCGGGGGCGTAG
- a CDS encoding metallophosphoesterase family protein, which translates to MVSDVHGNAHDLARAGEGADALVCLGDLVLFLDYADHSRGIFPDLFGAENATRLVELRTARRFEEARELGARLWAGVGEDRSTVIEKAVRKQYAELFAAFPTPTYATYGNVDMPRLWPEYAGPGTTVLDGERVEIGGRVFGFVGGGLVTPMRTPYEISDEEYAAKIEAVGEVDVLCTHIPPEVPELVYDTVARRFERGSRALLEAIRKTRPRYSLFGHVHQPLARRMRIGATECVNVGHFAGSGKPWALEW; encoded by the coding sequence GTGGTCAGCGACGTGCACGGCAACGCGCACGACCTGGCCAGAGCGGGTGAGGGCGCCGACGCCCTGGTGTGCCTGGGCGACCTGGTCCTCTTCCTCGACTACGCCGACCACTCCCGCGGCATCTTCCCCGACCTCTTCGGCGCCGAGAACGCCACCCGGCTCGTCGAACTGCGTACCGCCCGGCGGTTCGAGGAGGCCCGCGAACTCGGGGCCCGCCTCTGGGCGGGCGTGGGCGAGGACCGCTCCACCGTGATCGAGAAGGCCGTCCGCAAGCAGTACGCCGAGCTGTTCGCGGCCTTTCCCACACCGACGTACGCCACCTACGGCAATGTCGATATGCCACGCCTGTGGCCGGAGTACGCGGGACCGGGGACGACCGTCCTCGACGGCGAACGGGTGGAGATCGGCGGCCGGGTCTTCGGTTTCGTGGGCGGCGGGCTCGTCACGCCCATGCGGACGCCCTACGAGATCAGCGACGAGGAGTACGCGGCCAAGATCGAGGCGGTGGGGGAGGTCGACGTGCTCTGCACGCACATCCCCCCGGAAGTGCCCGAACTGGTCTACGACACGGTGGCCCGCCGATTCGAGCGCGGCAGCCGGGCGTTGCTGGAGGCGATCCGGAAGACCCGGCCCCGGTACTCGCTGTTCGGCCATGTCCACCAGCCGTTGGCGCGGCGGATGCGGATCGGGGCGACGGAGTGTGTGAATGTGGGGCACTTCGCGGGGAGCGGGAAGCCGTGGGCGCTGGAGTGGTGA